The following proteins are encoded in a genomic region of Streptococcus sp. 29892:
- a CDS encoding YkvA family protein produces MPLRVKLTDRFQKQLTEWARKRKPFKNKQELEEKFDQALETWKSSKTRERAEALLSDQGKLEHFLQDIEKKLARLPFGGDKFSAIPGMISMVRSYVKREYTTLPKGAILATIGALIYFFSPLDALPDFLFGPGLLDDAFVLNACLKLVKSDVDDFRNWQARKRTVEE; encoded by the coding sequence ATGCCACTAAGAGTAAAATTAACTGACCGTTTTCAAAAACAGCTGACTGAATGGGCTCGAAAGCGTAAGCCATTTAAAAACAAACAGGAATTAGAGGAAAAGTTTGACCAGGCGCTTGAAACTTGGAAATCGTCCAAGACTAGAGAACGGGCAGAGGCCTTGTTGTCTGATCAAGGGAAATTGGAACATTTTCTACAAGATATCGAGAAGAAATTGGCGCGACTACCATTTGGCGGGGACAAGTTTTCAGCCATTCCGGGGATGATTTCCATGGTTAGAAGCTATGTTAAGCGAGAATATACAACCTTACCAAAAGGAGCTATTTTGGCTACAATTGGTGCCTTAATTTACTTTTTCAGCCCACTGGATGCTTTGCCTGATTTCCTATTCGGACCAGGTTTGCTAGATGATGCCTTTGTCCTTAATGCCTGCCTCAAATTAGTTAAGTCAGATGTGGATGATTTCAGAAACTGGCAAGCAAGGAAGCGGACGGTGGAAGAGTAG
- a CDS encoding cupin domain-containing protein has product MKNILSEKIEQSLVKNDRVYLSGKLKSDNSVEHFDFQKYEMGISDYKEFKADAPHVHLNNYEYNYVLEGRIKVLLVEEGKEYTFHKGDIFLIEPNMKYATKCLGGTRILFTKVPGGNDKVLLELSDDLKRWQGGW; this is encoded by the coding sequence ATGAAAAATATTTTAAGTGAAAAAATTGAACAAAGCTTAGTGAAGAATGACAGAGTTTATTTATCAGGGAAATTAAAGTCGGATAATTCTGTTGAACACTTTGATTTTCAAAAATATGAGATGGGAATATCTGATTATAAGGAATTTAAGGCAGATGCGCCTCATGTTCATTTGAATAATTATGAATATAACTATGTTTTAGAGGGTCGAATAAAAGTGTTGCTTGTTGAGGAAGGTAAAGAATATACTTTTCATAAGGGAGATATTTTTTTAATTGAGCCTAATATGAAATATGCTACAAAGTGTTTGGGAGGAACAAGAATACTATTCACAAAAGTTCCTGGCGGAAATGATAAAGTTTTGCTTGAGTTGTCGGATGATTTGAAAAGATGGCAGGGAGGATGGTAA